The Linepithema humile isolate Giens D197 chromosome 2, Lhum_UNIL_v1.0, whole genome shotgun sequence genome has a segment encoding these proteins:
- the LOC105667809 gene encoding protein lethal(2)essential for life, translated as MSRYRATLIPKLFSHWWETLDRPHRLLDQRFAMRLHPDHFFGPSIFDRFDKFDKQMVNNFSRSWNEFLREHENGWSVVKNDEGKFHVSLDVQQFKPDEVNVKVIDNIVVVEGKHEEKKDEHGLVSRHFVRKYMVPEQCDPEKIMSTLSSDGVLTITAPMKPEAVEDKKERVVNIEHTGKPAVENEPEVKQAAQN; from the exons ATGAGCAGATACAGAGCGACGCtgattccaaaattattttcccatTGGTGGGAAACTTTGGATCGACCGCATCGCTTATTAGACCAACGATTCGCCATGAGATTGCATCCCGACCACTTCTTTGGACCGTCGATATTTGACAGATTTGACAAATTTGATAAACAAATGGTAAATAACTTCTCTCGATCGTGGAATGAGTTTCTGCGGGAACACGAAAACGGATGGTCCGTCGTAAAGAACGACGAGGGCAAATTTCACGTGTCCCTCGATGTGCAACAATTCAAACCCGACGAAGTCAACGTCAAAGTGATAGACAATATCGTGGTCGTTGAAG GCAAacatgaagaaaaaaaggatgAGCACGGATTAGTCTCTAGACATTTCGTCAGGAAATACATGGTTCCAGAACAATGTGATCCGGAGAAGATAATGAGTACACTCTCTTCGGATGGTGTTCTGACAATTACCGCGCCAATGAAGCCAGAAGCTgtagaagataaaaaagaaagagtcGTTAACATCGAACACACTGGGAAGCCAGCCGTGGAAAATGAGCCAGAAGTGAAACAAGctgcacaaaattaa
- the LOC105667805 gene encoding protein lethal(2)essential for life-like, whose product MPTMAVLPLLLTTWWTDLGYPPMNENFDLTAQPQPGELLRAFDRSYPFVYDRGVLDFYKPWLNLDQNVGRSSITVDDDTFKIVADVQQFKPEEVSVKIVNRFLVVEAKHEEKQEHDSISRQFVQKYLLPNCADVDQLKSTISSDGILTITAPLKPEEPKDERVIKIDFIGQPTLRPSEDENRTEASTTEANTTTEKTVEDNEVREEVTTQAQQETAKPEK is encoded by the coding sequence ATGCCTACCATGGCTGTCTTGCCGTTGCTGTTAACAACCTGGTGGACCGACCTCGGTTATCCGCCGATGAACGAAAATTTCGATCTCACGGCCCAACCTCAACCTGGAGAACTGCTGCGCGCCTTCGATCGTTCCTACCCGTTCGTCTACGATCGCGGAGTCTTGGATTTCTACAAACCCTGGTTAAACCTGGACCAGAACGTCGGAAGATCGAGCATCACCGTCGATGACGACACTTTCAAGATCGTCGCCGATGTGCAACAGTTCAAGCCGGAGGAGGTCAGCGTGAAGATCGTGAACCGCTTCCTGGTCGTCGAGGCAAAGCACGAGGAGAAGCAGGAACACGACAGCATCTCCCGGCAATTTGTGCAGAAATACCTGTTGCCGAATTGCGCCGACGTCGATCAGCTAAAGTCCACGATATCGAGCGACGGTATCCTGACGATTACGGCGCCGTTGAAACCGGAGGAGCCGAAGGACGAGAGGGTGATCAAGATCGACTTCATCGGGCAGCCGACACTTCGGCCTAGCGAGGATGAAAATCGCACCGAAGCTAGCACGACTGAAGCTAACACGACCACCGAGAAAACGGTGGAGGACAACGAGGTTCGGGAGGAGGTGACGACGCAGGCACAGCAGGAGACAGCGAAACCCGAGAAATAA
- the LOC105667807 gene encoding protein lethal(2)essential for life-like — translation MSLIPLLYSDWWEDLGRPHRLFDQDFGQGIHQNQLMHPTILEQFMQPYLDRRPRPQSSVLYYRPWGELLRNREEGGTSTVQADKDKFQVILDVQQFKPEEIDVKVVDKSVVVEAKHEEKKDEHGWISRQFVRKYLIPEQCDIDQVTSTLSSDGVLTINAPKKNLESQNERSIKIEQTGKPALQNEEKKAEKKAEKKEAKKN, via the coding sequence ATGTCTCTGATACCGCTGCTGTACTCTGACTGGTGGGAGGACCTGGGCCGTCCTCACCGGCTTTTCGACCAGGACTTCGGCCAAGGCATTCATCAGAATCAGCTGATGCATCCAACTATCCTCGAGCAGTTTATGCAACCCTATCTCGACCGGCGTCCGAGACCACAGTCGTCTGTGCTCTATTATCGACCCTGGGGTGAATTGCTGCGTAATAGGGAAGAAGGCGGCACCTCCACCGTGCAGGCGGACAAAGACAAGTTCCAGGTGATCCTGGACGTGCAGCAATTCAAGCCAGAGGAGATCGACGTTAAGGTGGTGGACAAGAGCGTGGTGGTCGAGGCCAAGCACGAGGAGAAGAAGGACGAGCACGGCTGGATCTCCCGGCAATTCGTGCGCAAATACCTGATACCTGAGCAGTGCGATATCGATCAGGTGACATCGACTCTGTCATCGGACGGCGTGCTGACCATCAACGCGCCCAAGAAGAATCTGGAGTCACAGAACGAGCGCTCGATCAAGATCGAGCAGACCGGCAAACCGGCGCTCCAGAACGAGGAGAAGAAAGCGGAGAAGAAAGCGGAGAAGAAAGAAGCGAAGAAGAATTAA
- the ort gene encoding glycine receptor subunit alpha-3 isoform X2, whose product MSTEEIHRGGMPSATLSSVLLLLLFGRAANAQRSLEFFDLLPEDPKFYDKMRPPKKDGQATVVYFHVTVMGLDSIDENSMTYAADIFFAQTWKDNRLRLPENMTSEYRLLEVDWLKNMWRPDSFFKNAKSVTFQTMTIPNHYLWLYKDKTILYMVKLTLKLSCAMNFLIYPHDTQECKLQMESLSHTTDEMIFQWDPDVPLVVDENIELPQLQLVKNYTADCTQVYSTGNFTCLEVVFVLKRRLGYYLFHTYVPTCLIVIMSWVSFWIKPEAAPARVTLGVTSLLTLSTQHAKSQASLPPVSYLKAVDAFMSVCTIFVFMALMEYCLVNIVLGDSDAAPAKPAPPPPPPSSSTADSTKLDKIFDIAAKENAMLLSRRSQKSPTGPPPTGPTPAQRARIRALNIDRFSRVFFPFLFAVLNVTYWIMFAEYI is encoded by the exons ATGTCCACGGAGGAGATACACAGAGGCGGTATGCCTTCCGCGACGCTCTCGTCCGTTTTGCTCCTTCTGCTTTTCGGCCGTGCCGCGAATGCCCA GAGAAGTTTAGAGTTCTTCGATCTCCTACCGGAAGATCCTAAGTTTTACGACAAAATGCGGCCTCCCAAGAAAGATGGTCAGGCAACCGTTGTGTATTTTCACGTTACTGTAATGGGACTCGATTCCATCGACGAAAATTCAATG acgTACGCCGCCGATATTTTCTTTGCCCAAACATGGAAAGACAATAGACTCCGGTTGCCAGAAAATATGACATCTGAATATAG attattagaGGTCGATTGGTTGAAAAATATGTGGCGGCCGGATTCATTCTTCAAGAATGCAAAGTCGGTGACTTTTCAAACGATGACGATACCGAATCATTATCTATGGTTGTACAAAGATAAAACCATTCTTTATATGGTCAA ACTGACCCTAAAACTTTCTTGCGCCATGAATTTTCTGATCTACCCTCATGATACGCAAGAATGTAAGCTGCAAATGGAGAGTT TGTCGCACACAACGGATGAAATGATCTTCCAGTGGGATCCCGACGTGCCTCTTGTCGTAGACGAGAATATCGAACTACCCCAGTTGCagcttgttaaaaattatacagctGACTGCACGCAAGTCTATTCTACCG GTAATTTCACTTGTCTCGAAGTCGTGTTCGTGCTGAAGCGACGTCTCGGTTATTACTTGTTTCACACCTACGTGCCAACGTGTCTGATCGTCATTATGTCG TGGGTATCGTTCTGGATAAAACCCGAAGCCGCGCCCGCCAGAGTCACCCTGGGAGTCACCTCGTTGCTCACTCTATCCACGCAGCACGCCAAGAGTCAGGCCTCGTTACCGCCCGTCTCGTATTTGAAAGCCGTCGACGCTTTTATGTCAGTCTGCACGATATTCGTGTTCATGGCGTTGATGGAATACTGCCTGGTGAACATCGTCCTCGGCGATTCGGACGCTGCACCCGCGAAACCCgcgccaccgccaccgccgccgtctTCGAGCACCGCGGACTCGACCAAACTCGACAAGATCTTCGACATCGCCGCCAAG GAAAACGCAATGTTGTTATCCCGCCGATCGCAGAAATCACCGACTGGCCCACCGCCCACCGGACCCACCCCGGCCCAAAGGGCGCGAATACGAGCGCTGAACATCGACCGCTTCTCGCGAGTTTTCTTCCCCTTCCTGTTCGCCGTGTTAAACGTCACCTACTGGATAATGTTCGCCGAGTACATTTAG
- the ort gene encoding glycine receptor subunit alpha-4 isoform X1 — MSTEEIHRGGMPSATLSSVLLLLLFGRAANAQRSLEFFDLLPEDPKFYDKMRPPKKDGQATVVYFHVTVMGLDSIDENSMTYAADIFFAQTWKDNRLRLPENMTSEYRLLEVDWLKNMWRPDSFFKNAKSVTFQTMTIPNHYLWLYKDKTILYMVKLTLKLSCAMNFLIYPHDTQECKLQMESLSHTTDEMIFQWDPDVPLVVDENIELPQLQLVKNYTADCTQVYSTGNFTCLEVVFVLKRRLGYYLFHTYVPTCLIVIMSWVSFWIKPEAAPARVTLGVTSLLTLSTQHAKSQASLPPVSYLKAVDAFMSVCTIFVFMALMEYCLVNIVLGDSDAAPAKPAPPPPPPSSSTADSTKLDKIFDIAAKSCPALRGVGGSLHGDGSTSDRCHAGKRNVVIPPIAEITDWPTAHRTHPGPKGANTSAEHRPLLASFLPLPVRRVKRHLLDNVRRVHLDDNIGSTHTEERTVNEETKSIDKRTSSLRQRRVRIDRKTTKEMKSNKIFLENLLSLYAINTSVRE, encoded by the exons ATGTCCACGGAGGAGATACACAGAGGCGGTATGCCTTCCGCGACGCTCTCGTCCGTTTTGCTCCTTCTGCTTTTCGGCCGTGCCGCGAATGCCCA GAGAAGTTTAGAGTTCTTCGATCTCCTACCGGAAGATCCTAAGTTTTACGACAAAATGCGGCCTCCCAAGAAAGATGGTCAGGCAACCGTTGTGTATTTTCACGTTACTGTAATGGGACTCGATTCCATCGACGAAAATTCAATG acgTACGCCGCCGATATTTTCTTTGCCCAAACATGGAAAGACAATAGACTCCGGTTGCCAGAAAATATGACATCTGAATATAG attattagaGGTCGATTGGTTGAAAAATATGTGGCGGCCGGATTCATTCTTCAAGAATGCAAAGTCGGTGACTTTTCAAACGATGACGATACCGAATCATTATCTATGGTTGTACAAAGATAAAACCATTCTTTATATGGTCAA ACTGACCCTAAAACTTTCTTGCGCCATGAATTTTCTGATCTACCCTCATGATACGCAAGAATGTAAGCTGCAAATGGAGAGTT TGTCGCACACAACGGATGAAATGATCTTCCAGTGGGATCCCGACGTGCCTCTTGTCGTAGACGAGAATATCGAACTACCCCAGTTGCagcttgttaaaaattatacagctGACTGCACGCAAGTCTATTCTACCG GTAATTTCACTTGTCTCGAAGTCGTGTTCGTGCTGAAGCGACGTCTCGGTTATTACTTGTTTCACACCTACGTGCCAACGTGTCTGATCGTCATTATGTCG TGGGTATCGTTCTGGATAAAACCCGAAGCCGCGCCCGCCAGAGTCACCCTGGGAGTCACCTCGTTGCTCACTCTATCCACGCAGCACGCCAAGAGTCAGGCCTCGTTACCGCCCGTCTCGTATTTGAAAGCCGTCGACGCTTTTATGTCAGTCTGCACGATATTCGTGTTCATGGCGTTGATGGAATACTGCCTGGTGAACATCGTCCTCGGCGATTCGGACGCTGCACCCGCGAAACCCgcgccaccgccaccgccgccgtctTCGAGCACCGCGGACTCGACCAAACTCGACAAGATCTTCGACATCGCCGCCAAG TCGTGTCCCGCTCTTCGAGGCGTGGGAGGCAGTCTGCATGGTGACGGTTCAACTAGTGATCGTTGTCACGCAGGAAAACGCAATGTTGTTATCCCGCCGATCGCAGAAATCACCGACTGGCCCACCGCCCACCGGACCCACCCCGGCCCAAAGGGCGCGAATACGAGCGCTGAACATCGACCGCTTCTCGCGAGTTTTCTTCCCCTTCCTGTTCGCCGTGTTAAACGTCACCTACTGGATAATGTTCGCCGAGTACATTTAGACGATAATATCGGGAGTACTCACACAGAAGAACGCACGGTTAATGAAGAAACCAAGAGTATAGACAAGCGGACGAGCTCTCTGCGACAGCGACGAGTACGAATCGATCGAAAGACGACAAAGGAGATGAAGAGCAATAAGATTTTTCTGGAAAATTTGTTATCGTTATACGCAATAAATACTTCGGTCCGCGAATGA
- the ort gene encoding glycine receptor subunit alpha-2 isoform X3 codes for MSTEEIHRGGMPSATLSSVLLLLLFGRAANAQRSLEFFDLLPEDPKFYDKMRPPKKDGQATVVYFHVTVMGLDSIDENSMTYAADIFFAQTWKDNRLRLPENMTSEYRLLEVDWLKNMWRPDSFFKNAKSVTFQTMTIPNHYLWLYKDKTILYMVKLTLKLSCAMNFLIYPHDTQECKLQMESLSHTTDEMIFQWDPDVPLVVDENIELPQLQLVKNYTADCTQVYSTGNFTCLEVVFVLKRRLGYYLFHTYVPTCLIVIMSWVSFWIKPEAAPARVTLGVTSLLTLSTQHAKSQASLPPVSYLKAVDAFMSVCTIFVFMALMEYCLVNIVLGDSDAAPAKPAPPPPPPSSSTADSTKLDKIFDIAAKKSPTGPPPTGPTPAQRARIRALNIDRFSRVFFPFLFAVLNVTYWIMFAEYI; via the exons ATGTCCACGGAGGAGATACACAGAGGCGGTATGCCTTCCGCGACGCTCTCGTCCGTTTTGCTCCTTCTGCTTTTCGGCCGTGCCGCGAATGCCCA GAGAAGTTTAGAGTTCTTCGATCTCCTACCGGAAGATCCTAAGTTTTACGACAAAATGCGGCCTCCCAAGAAAGATGGTCAGGCAACCGTTGTGTATTTTCACGTTACTGTAATGGGACTCGATTCCATCGACGAAAATTCAATG acgTACGCCGCCGATATTTTCTTTGCCCAAACATGGAAAGACAATAGACTCCGGTTGCCAGAAAATATGACATCTGAATATAG attattagaGGTCGATTGGTTGAAAAATATGTGGCGGCCGGATTCATTCTTCAAGAATGCAAAGTCGGTGACTTTTCAAACGATGACGATACCGAATCATTATCTATGGTTGTACAAAGATAAAACCATTCTTTATATGGTCAA ACTGACCCTAAAACTTTCTTGCGCCATGAATTTTCTGATCTACCCTCATGATACGCAAGAATGTAAGCTGCAAATGGAGAGTT TGTCGCACACAACGGATGAAATGATCTTCCAGTGGGATCCCGACGTGCCTCTTGTCGTAGACGAGAATATCGAACTACCCCAGTTGCagcttgttaaaaattatacagctGACTGCACGCAAGTCTATTCTACCG GTAATTTCACTTGTCTCGAAGTCGTGTTCGTGCTGAAGCGACGTCTCGGTTATTACTTGTTTCACACCTACGTGCCAACGTGTCTGATCGTCATTATGTCG TGGGTATCGTTCTGGATAAAACCCGAAGCCGCGCCCGCCAGAGTCACCCTGGGAGTCACCTCGTTGCTCACTCTATCCACGCAGCACGCCAAGAGTCAGGCCTCGTTACCGCCCGTCTCGTATTTGAAAGCCGTCGACGCTTTTATGTCAGTCTGCACGATATTCGTGTTCATGGCGTTGATGGAATACTGCCTGGTGAACATCGTCCTCGGCGATTCGGACGCTGCACCCGCGAAACCCgcgccaccgccaccgccgccgtctTCGAGCACCGCGGACTCGACCAAACTCGACAAGATCTTCGACATCGCCGCCAAG AAATCACCGACTGGCCCACCGCCCACCGGACCCACCCCGGCCCAAAGGGCGCGAATACGAGCGCTGAACATCGACCGCTTCTCGCGAGTTTTCTTCCCCTTCCTGTTCGCCGTGTTAAACGTCACCTACTGGATAATGTTCGCCGAGTACATTTAG